The following coding sequences are from one Prionailurus viverrinus isolate Anna chromosome D2, UM_Priviv_1.0, whole genome shotgun sequence window:
- the PAOX gene encoding peroxisomal N(1)-acetyl-spermine/spermidine oxidase — translation MESSGGSAEAPGRGPRVLVVGGGIAGLGAAQRLCSHPAFRRLRVLEATSRAGGRICSERSFGGVVELGAHWIHGPSQGNPVFQLAARYQLLEEKDLSEENQLIETGGHVGLPSVSYTSSGVSVSHELVVEMAGLFYGLIDQTREFLHLPDAPVPSVGEYLKREISQHAAGWTEDEETRKLKLAILNSFFNVECCVSGTHSMDLVALAPFGEYTVLPGLDCTFPGGYQGLTNRIMASLPEDVVVFNKPVKTIHWNGSFREASSPGETCPVLVECEDGGCFPAHHVIVTVPLGFLKERLDTFFEPPLPTQKAEAIRKIGFGTNNKIFLEFEEPFWEPDCQFIQVVWEDTSPLQDGASELQHVWFKKLIGFLVLPSFESAHVLCGFIAGLESEFMETLSDEEVLLSLTQVLRRVTGNAELPAPRSVLRSRWHSAPYTRGSYSYVAVGSSGDDVDLLAQPLPADGAEAQVLFAGEATHRAFYSTTHGALLSGWREADRLIALWDTQAQLPEPRL, via the exons ATGGAGTCGAGTGGCGGCAGCGCGGAGGCCCCGGGTCGCGGCCCGCGGGTGCTGGTGGTGGGCGGTGGCATCGCGGGGCTGGGGGCGGCGCAAAGGCTCTGCAGCCACCCGGCCTTCCGGCGGCTGCGGGTCCTGGAGGCCACTTCCCGCGCCGGCGGCCGCATCTGCTCAGAGCGCAGCTTCG GTGGCGTGGTAGAGCTAGGTGCTCACTGGATCCACGGGCCCTCCCAGGGCAACCCCGTCTTCCAGCTGGCGGCCAGGTACCAGCTGCTGGAGGAAAAGGACTTGTCAGAGGAGAACCAGCTGATTGAGACTGGGGGCCACGTGGGCTTGCCTTCCGTGTCCTACACTAGCTCTGGGGTAAGTGTGAGCCATGAGCTGGTGGTGGAGATGGCTGGTCTGTTCTATGGGCTCATCGACCAGACTCGGGAGTTCCTGCACCTGCCGGACGCCCCAGTGCCCAGTGTCGGGGAGTACCTGAAGAGGGAGATCAGTCAGCATGCAGCTGGCTGGACGGAGGACGAGGAGACCAGGAAGCTCAAGCTGGCCATCCTCAACAGCTTCTTCAACGTGGAGTGCTGTGTGAGCGGCACCCACAGCATGGACCTGGTGGCCCTCGCACCCTTCGGGGAATACACCGTGCTGCCGGGGCTGGATTGCACCTTTCCTGG GGGCTACCAGGGGCTCACAAACCGCATAATGGCCTCCTTGCCCGAGGACGTGGTAGTTTTTAACAAGCCTGTGAAGACCATTCACTGGAATGGGTCCTTCCGGGAAGCCTCTTCTCCTGGGGAGACGTGTCCGGTGTTGGTGGAGTGTGAGGACGGAGGCTGCTTCCCTGCACATCATGTCATTGTCACTGTGCCCTTAG GTTTTCTTAAAGAACGTCTGGACACCTTCTTTGAGCCCCCGCTGCCCACCCAGAAGGCAGAAGCGATCAGGAAAATAGGCTTTGGGACCAACAATAAAATCTTCCTGGAGTTTGAGGAGCCCTTCTGGGAGCCAGACTGCCAGTTCATCCAGGTGGTGTGGGAAGACACGTCGCCCCTGCAGGACGGCGCCTCCGAGCTCCAGCACGTCTGGTTCAAGAAGCTTATTGGCTTTTTAGTCCTGCCTTCCTTCGA GTCTGCCCACGTCCTTTGTGGGTTCATCGCTGGGCTGGAGTCCGAGTTCATGGAGACCCTGTCCGACGAGGAAGTGCTTCTGTCTCTGACCCAAGTGCTCCGCAGGGTGACAG GAAACGCCGAGCTCCCCGCGCCCAGGAGCGTGCTGCGCTCGCGCTGGCACAGCGCCCCGTACACCAGGGGCTCCTACAGCTACGTGGCGGTGGGCAGCTCCGGGGACGACGTGGACCTGCTGGCGCAGCCCCTGCCTGCGGACGGCGCGGAGGCGCAG GTCCTGTTTGCAGGGGAAGCCACACATCGGGCGTTCTACTCCACCACGCACGGGGCTCTGCTGTCTGGCTGGAGGGAGGCCGACCGGCTCATCGCTCTGTGGGACACCCAAGCGCAGCTGCCCGAGCCCCGGCTCTGA